A window of Candidatus Omnitrophota bacterium contains these coding sequences:
- a CDS encoding glycosyltransferase family 2 protein codes for MPEHKISILIPCYNEEPVIRETYVRVKGVLDANGYNSREIIFIDDGSKDGTPGILEQIAAQDKGVKVISFSRNFGHQAAVSSGIKNCSGDIAVIIDADLQDPPELIPEMIKKHDEEKCNVVYGVRTSRKGEGFFKKFTAKFFYRILNSLSEVRLPLDTGDFRLIDRKVIEEFKNLREKNKYIRGLISWVGFKQAPIYYQRDLRAAGRTKYPFRRMVKFAGTGIFYFTKKPLQLAMGMGFASIILSFCLVAYVFLSDFRRTSGWASTLVIIIFFGGIQLLTVGILGSYIGSIFDEVKGRPEYIIEKKVNF; via the coding sequence ATGCCTGAACATAAGATTTCTATCCTGATACCTTGTTATAATGAAGAGCCGGTGATCCGGGAAACCTACGTAAGGGTCAAGGGGGTCCTGGACGCCAACGGTTACAACAGCCGCGAGATCATATTTATCGACGATGGGAGTAAAGACGGCACGCCGGGTATTTTAGAACAGATAGCGGCGCAGGACAAGGGCGTAAAGGTGATCAGTTTTTCCAGGAATTTCGGGCATCAGGCCGCGGTATCGTCCGGCATTAAGAATTGCAGCGGCGACATAGCCGTCATTATAGACGCGGACCTGCAGGACCCTCCTGAGCTTATCCCTGAGATGATAAAAAAACATGATGAAGAGAAATGCAATGTGGTATACGGGGTAAGGACAAGCAGGAAGGGGGAGGGTTTTTTTAAGAAATTTACGGCAAAGTTCTTTTACAGGATACTTAACAGCCTGTCTGAGGTAAGGCTGCCCTTAGATACCGGCGATTTCAGGTTGATCGATAGAAAGGTGATCGAAGAATTCAAGAATTTACGGGAAAAGAATAAATATATCCGCGGTTTAATAAGCTGGGTGGGGTTTAAACAGGCCCCGATCTATTACCAGCGTGATCTGCGCGCCGCAGGCAGGACAAAGTATCCGTTCCGCAGGATGGTGAAGTTCGCGGGGACAGGCATATTTTATTTTACCAAGAAACCCCTGCAGCTGGCCATGGGAATGGGGTTTGCCAGCATAATCTTGTCTTTTTGCCTGGTCGCTTATGTATTTTTATCTGATTTCAGAAGGACCTCCGGCTGGGCCTCTACTTTGGTCATAATCATTTTCTTCGGCGGGATCCAGCTTTTGACCGTAGGCATATTGGGGTCGTATATTGGAAGTATCTTTGATGAAGTAAAGGGCCGTCCTGAGTATATAATAGAGAAAAAGGTCAATTTCTAG
- a CDS encoding nucleotide sugar dehydrogenase yields the protein MLRELEKKIGNKSALVGVVGLGYVGLPLAVTFAKKGFKVLGIDTDRGRVDNINARVNYISDVKDADLKAVVKAGMFHATQDFRQIGKLDVMLICVPTPLKRKYHPDISYILKAVRQIAGYQKSGSLVILESTTYPGTTEEVIQPILESKGLVCGKDFLLAFSPERIDPGNKKFHVNKIPKVIGGTTIEATRMTRLFYGSALARTVPVSSARVAEMVKLLENTFRLVNIGLIDELAMMAHKMSINIWEVIDAARTKPFGFMPFYPGPGVGGHCIPKDPLYLYWKAKKYGFKSKFIKLASDIITYMPRYVVERTREAVGDLKDKNILIIGVTYKKDVRDLRKSPSLDAIEYFQKAGAKVAYYDPLIPFLKINGINLKAKRLTAGLLRSQDMVVIATDHSRIDYGYVLRHAKRIFDCRNIYNNLTDKKLSRI from the coding sequence ATGCTACGTGAATTAGAGAAGAAGATAGGGAATAAGAGCGCGCTTGTGGGGGTGGTGGGGTTGGGATATGTGGGCCTGCCCCTTGCCGTGACGTTCGCGAAAAAGGGCTTTAAGGTGCTCGGTATAGATACCGACAGGGGCAGAGTTGATAACATCAACGCGCGGGTAAACTATATCTCCGACGTAAAAGACGCCGACCTCAAGGCCGTGGTAAAGGCAGGCATGTTTCACGCTACGCAGGATTTCAGGCAGATAGGGAAGCTTGACGTGATGCTCATATGCGTTCCTACCCCCCTTAAAAGAAAATACCACCCGGATATATCTTATATTTTGAAGGCGGTGCGGCAGATAGCCGGATACCAGAAGAGCGGGAGCCTGGTGATCCTGGAGAGCACCACGTATCCCGGGACCACCGAAGAGGTGATACAGCCCATACTTGAAAGCAAGGGGCTTGTTTGCGGCAAGGATTTTCTGCTGGCATTTTCTCCCGAGCGTATCGACCCGGGCAATAAAAAATTCCACGTAAATAAGATACCAAAGGTTATCGGCGGCACTACTATTGAGGCCACCCGCATGACCCGGTTATTTTACGGCAGCGCCCTTGCCAGGACAGTGCCGGTATCCTCGGCGCGGGTTGCCGAGATGGTGAAGCTGCTGGAAAATACCTTCCGGTTGGTGAATATCGGGCTTATAGATGAGCTTGCGATGATGGCGCACAAGATGTCCATTAATATCTGGGAGGTCATTGATGCCGCCAGGACCAAGCCGTTCGGTTTTATGCCGTTTTATCCCGGCCCCGGCGTAGGCGGCCACTGTATCCCAAAAGACCCCCTGTATCTTTATTGGAAGGCGAAGAAATACGGATTCAAGTCAAAATTCATAAAATTGGCGTCAGACATAATAACATATATGCCCAGGTACGTGGTTGAAAGGACTCGGGAGGCCGTCGGAGATTTAAAAGATAAAAATATTTTGATTATCGGTGTGACGTATAAAAAAGATGTCAGGGATTTGCGTAAGTCCCCTTCGCTTGACGCGATCGAATATTTCCAGAAGGCAGGCGCAAAGGTTGCCTATTACGATCCCCTCATCCCTTTCCTGAAAATAAACGGCATCAATTTAAAGGCAAAAAGATTGACCGCCGGATTATTAAGATCGCAGGATATGGTAGTTATAGCGACTGATCATTCGCGGATAGATTACGGTTATGTCCTGCGACATGCGAAGAGGATATTCGACTGCAGGAATATCTACAATAATCTTACCGATAAGAAGTTATCCAGAATCTAA
- the rfbD gene encoding dTDP-4-dehydrorhamnose reductase: protein MEKKNNIKILVTGAGGLLGSCLTSALSDKYIVKGIGRSDCDITDAKKVQEVFIRESPRVVIHAAALTDVDACEKDPRSAFNINAEGTRNIAQACAGSGTVLIFISTDYVFDGTKLSAYTEDDEPKPINVYAQSKFEAEKICAMTLKEYLIIRTSWLFGARHKDFVDTVIKKIRQGADFNIIGDKYSIPTYSVDLSGAIAGLIGMLRGGRGGDPRGIYHITNSGKCSWYEFALKIKEFYGHNGVNISSTRLDEYGFAAKRPRCTVLENKRFARAAGYRLRPWQEALKEYIEKCYVN, encoded by the coding sequence GTGGAAAAAAAGAATAATATAAAGATACTGGTTACCGGGGCCGGCGGCCTTCTGGGCAGCTGCCTTACCAGCGCGCTTTCAGATAAATATATAGTAAAGGGTATCGGGCGCTCTGACTGCGATATCACGGATGCCAAAAAGGTACAAGAGGTATTTATCCGCGAGTCCCCGCGGGTCGTGATCCACGCGGCAGCGCTGACAGACGTTGATGCTTGCGAAAAAGACCCGCGATCAGCGTTCAATATCAACGCGGAGGGGACGCGTAACATAGCTCAGGCCTGCGCGGGATCAGGGACCGTACTTATATTCATAAGCACGGATTATGTTTTTGACGGTACCAAGCTGTCTGCCTATACAGAGGATGATGAGCCGAAGCCCATAAATGTATACGCGCAGTCAAAATTTGAAGCGGAAAAAATATGCGCGATGACGCTCAAGGAGTATTTGATCATCAGGACAAGCTGGCTTTTCGGCGCGCGGCACAAGGACTTTGTAGATACCGTGATAAAGAAGATAAGGCAGGGCGCGGATTTTAATATAATAGGCGATAAATACAGCATTCCGACGTATAGCGTTGATTTGAGCGGCGCTATCGCCGGCCTCATAGGGATGCTTCGCGGAGGGCGCGGCGGTGATCCGCGGGGGATTTATCATATCACGAATTCAGGCAAGTGCTCCTGGTATGAATTCGCCTTGAAGATAAAGGAATTCTACGGGCATAACGGCGTGAATATTTCTTCAACCAGGCTGGATGAATACGGCTTTGCCGCGAAGAGGCCCAGATGCACGGTGTTGGAAAATAAGAGATTCGCGCGGGCGGCGGGTTACAGGCTGAGGCCGTGGCAGGAAGCGCTAAAGGAGTATATTGAGAAATGCTACGTGAATTAG
- the rfbB gene encoding dTDP-glucose 4,6-dehydratase — protein sequence MRYLITGGAGFIGSNFVKFILNKYKAAEVINLDKLTYAGNIDNIASLKADKRHRFVKGDIRDRRLVTGLAGKADVIVNFAAETHVDRSINDSSCFIDTNIAGVRNLLEACKGSGAGLFVQISTDEVYGSIKRGRFREDSPLAPGNPYSASKAGADLLCMSYANTYGLPVIITRSGNNFGPYQYPEKVIPLFITNLLRNKKVPLYSRGENIRDWIYVYDNCAAIDTVIRKGRKEGVYNIASNSEITNLNLTKLILKKMNKGHNMIRRVKDRLGHDFRYSLDTHKIRTLGWRPEYNFNDALNLTIGWYSGNFDWWKKRII from the coding sequence ATGAGATATCTGATCACGGGCGGAGCCGGATTCATCGGCTCCAATTTTGTTAAATTCATATTGAATAAATACAAGGCGGCAGAGGTAATCAATCTGGATAAGCTTACATATGCCGGCAACATAGATAATATTGCCTCGCTTAAGGCCGATAAGAGGCACAGGTTTGTAAAAGGGGATATACGCGACAGGCGCCTGGTTACGGGATTGGCCGGGAAGGCGGATGTTATAGTTAATTTCGCGGCCGAGACGCACGTTGACCGTTCCATTAATGATTCAAGCTGTTTTATTGACACCAACATAGCGGGTGTGCGCAATCTGCTTGAGGCATGCAAGGGAAGCGGCGCCGGGCTATTCGTTCAGATATCTACCGACGAAGTCTACGGGAGCATAAAAAGGGGCAGGTTCCGTGAAGATTCTCCTCTTGCTCCGGGCAATCCCTATTCAGCAAGCAAGGCAGGAGCGGACCTGCTCTGCATGTCTTACGCCAACACCTACGGACTTCCCGTTATAATCACCAGGAGCGGCAATAATTTCGGGCCGTATCAATATCCTGAGAAGGTAATCCCGCTTTTTATCACCAATTTACTTAGGAACAAGAAGGTCCCGCTTTACAGCCGGGGGGAGAATATCAGGGACTGGATTTATGTGTACGATAACTGCGCCGCAATAGATACGGTTATCCGTAAGGGCAGGAAAGAAGGGGTTTACAATATTGCCAGCAATTCCGAGATTACCAATTTGAATCTCACAAAACTCATATTGAAGAAAATGAATAAGGGCCATAATATGATAAGGCGCGTGAAAGATCGCCTCGGCCACGATTTTAGATACAGCCTTGACACGCATAAAATCCGGACCTTGGGCTGGCGGCCAGAATATAATTTTAATGACGCGTTAAATCTGACTATAGGCTGGTATTCCGGAAATTTTGATTGGTGGAAAAAAAGAATAATATAA
- a CDS encoding sugar phosphate nucleotidyltransferase: MKGVILAGGLGKRLEPLTRITNKHLLPVYCRPMVYYPIMALVEAGITDIMIVTGGNNAGDFLRLLGNGSDFGLKHINYTYQQGEGGIAAALALTEHFADGDKIAVILGDNVVEKSIKRYVEKFRRQRRGARILIKKAPDPERFGVVELRGRRIVSIQEKPRNPKSDYIVTGIYMYDPRVFDIIRTLKPSKRGELEITDVNNAYIERQEMFFDILSGWWTDCGTHESLLRANNLIARKERK, from the coding sequence ATGAAAGGCGTAATTTTGGCAGGCGGGTTGGGTAAGCGTTTAGAGCCGTTGACCCGCATCACAAACAAGCACCTTCTACCTGTCTATTGCCGGCCGATGGTGTATTACCCTATCATGGCCCTTGTTGAGGCAGGCATTACGGATATCATGATCGTTACGGGCGGCAATAACGCCGGAGATTTCCTGCGGCTTCTGGGAAACGGTTCGGATTTCGGCTTAAAACATATTAACTATACTTATCAGCAAGGCGAGGGCGGGATCGCCGCGGCGCTGGCCCTTACGGAGCATTTTGCCGACGGAGACAAAATAGCGGTTATCCTGGGAGATAATGTCGTGGAGAAATCCATAAAGCGTTATGTTGAAAAATTCAGGCGGCAGAGAAGAGGGGCGAGGATATTGATAAAGAAGGCGCCGGACCCTGAACGTTTCGGAGTGGTGGAATTAAGGGGCAGGCGGATAGTTTCAATCCAGGAGAAGCCCAGGAATCCCAAGTCCGATTATATAGTCACCGGCATATATATGTATGATCCACGGGTCTTTGATATTATACGCACTCTCAAGCCGTCTAAGCGGGGCGAGCTGGAGATAACGGATGTAAATAATGCCTATATAGAGAGACAGGAGATGTTTTTTGATATATTAAGCGGATGGTGGACTGACTGCGGGACGCACGAATCGCTTCTCAGGGCCAATAATCTTATCGCGAGAAAAGAGCGGAAATGA
- a CDS encoding dTDP-4-dehydrorhamnose 3,5-epimerase family protein, producing the protein MIEGVRIKKLKVISDERGRLMEIFRVSETGIQPRQVYLTTAFEGVTKDKDKFHLHKDQADFFCCIKGKIKLVLVDIRDNSRTKNELNEFEIGEGNFCLVGIPKGVLHAFKSLAGEAFIINCIDPEYDRNKPDEFRIKNEYYDWDNLRPLHPDPTLTCGE; encoded by the coding sequence ATGATAGAAGGCGTCAGGATTAAGAAGCTTAAGGTGATCTCCGACGAGCGCGGGCGGCTTATGGAGATATTCCGGGTATCGGAAACAGGTATCCAGCCGCGGCAGGTATATCTGACAACGGCATTTGAAGGGGTCACGAAGGACAAGGACAAGTTCCATCTGCATAAAGATCAGGCCGATTTCTTCTGCTGCATCAAAGGAAAGATAAAGCTCGTTTTAGTCGATATACGCGATAACAGCAGGACAAAGAACGAGCTCAACGAATTCGAGATCGGCGAGGGAAACTTTTGCCTTGTAGGTATCCCCAAAGGCGTGCTCCACGCATTTAAGAGTTTAGCGGGAGAGGCATTTATAATAAACTGCATTGATCCCGAGTACGATAGAAACAAACCGGATGAATTCCGCATAAAGAATGAATATTACGACTGGGATAATTTGAGGCCGTTACATCCGGACCCCACACTTACGTGTGGGGAATGA
- a CDS encoding UDP-glucose/GDP-mannose dehydrogenase family protein → MDIAIVGTGYVGLVTGACFAQLGNRVICVDNDEKKIKRLKRMDIPIYEPGLEEMVRDNARGRRLFFSSSIKEAVDSSQVIFITVGTPSRESGEADLSGVEKVARNIAKYMRSYRLIVEKSTVPVETGKWVEHTVGLNNKRKVKFDIASNPEFLREGQAISDFMHPDRVVIGVESKRAERILRDLYEPLDCPIIVTDIKSAEIIKHASNSFLAAKISFINAVSQVCDRVGADVVKVAEGMGLDRRIGRSFLDAGAGYGGSCFPKDVQAFINIAQKIGYDFELLKAVERVNEEQKINIMKKIESMLWIVRGKTIAVLGLAFKPDTDDLRNAPSIDIIRRLQSEGAKIKAYDPHAMRKAKDMIAGVEFSRDLYGCFRSCDCAVFITEWPQFKELDLARIKKLMRHPIIVDGRNIYEPDKMKKMGFHYCGIGRR, encoded by the coding sequence ATGGATATCGCGATCGTCGGGACGGGTTATGTGGGCCTGGTTACGGGCGCCTGCTTTGCTCAATTGGGTAACCGTGTCATATGCGTGGACAACGATGAAAAGAAGATCAAGCGCCTGAAAAGGATGGATATCCCCATATATGAACCCGGCTTAGAAGAGATGGTCAGGGATAACGCGCGCGGCAGGCGCCTGTTTTTTTCTTCCAGCATCAAGGAGGCGGTAGATAGCTCGCAGGTAATATTTATAACGGTAGGTACTCCCTCGCGGGAAAGTGGAGAGGCGGATTTAAGCGGCGTGGAAAAGGTCGCGCGTAATATCGCCAAATATATGCGTTCCTATCGGCTCATAGTGGAGAAGTCCACGGTCCCGGTTGAGACAGGCAAATGGGTAGAGCATACAGTGGGGCTGAATAATAAAAGAAAGGTCAAGTTTGACATCGCATCCAATCCGGAATTCCTGCGGGAAGGCCAGGCGATATCCGACTTTATGCATCCGGACAGGGTCGTTATCGGCGTAGAATCAAAACGCGCGGAGAGGATATTAAGGGATCTTTATGAGCCGCTTGATTGCCCGATCATAGTAACCGATATCAAGTCCGCCGAGATAATAAAGCATGCCAGTAATTCTTTCCTGGCCGCGAAGATATCTTTTATAAATGCCGTATCGCAGGTTTGCGACAGGGTAGGGGCGGACGTGGTCAAGGTCGCGGAGGGAATGGGGCTGGACAGGAGGATAGGGCGCTCCTTTCTTGACGCCGGAGCAGGATACGGAGGCAGTTGTTTTCCCAAAGACGTTCAGGCATTTATCAATATCGCGCAGAAAATAGGGTATGACTTTGAATTATTAAAGGCGGTGGAACGGGTGAACGAGGAACAGAAGATAAATATCATGAAAAAGATCGAAAGTATGCTCTGGATCGTAAGGGGGAAGACCATCGCGGTATTGGGCCTGGCCTTTAAGCCGGACACCGATGACCTGCGCAACGCGCCTTCCATTGACATAATAAGGCGCCTTCAGAGCGAAGGGGCAAAGATCAAGGCGTACGACCCGCATGCCATGCGCAAGGCAAAGGATATGATCGCGGGCGTGGAATTTTCCCGCGACCTCTACGGTTGTTTCCGTTCCTGCGATTGCGCGGTATTTATTACGGAATGGCCGCAGTTTAAAGAGCTGGATCTCGCCAGGATAAAGAAACTTATGAGGCACCCCATAATTGTAGACGGGAGGAATATTTACGAACCCGATAAAATGAAGAAGATGGGGTTCCATTATTGCGGGATCGGCAGGAGATAG
- the lptD gene encoding LPS assembly protein LptD encodes MPKFSYPLIILCLVSPFVLLRGIRAAETEAAQPEAAQGQGAEAASAAKETQPAQVEKEAVEVNADMIEYQAASSEIKAKGNVVAIYKNTVLTCDNLMVNRMTNDCIADGNVTITDKSTDSVIKSSVVIYNFDSMMGTMLSARIKSDFMFGKGQEIQRASENHFIVDNGYMTSCSFDQPHYRVTADKVDFYPKDRMRLQKIRMKVGERTLMYMPRYLHWLDDKRPRVTVTPGMSKDWGIFVLSAWRYYVNENIKGRFHLDYRERKDLAWGPDLNYGDTPFGKGNLSTYYMRERSIATKRIVRPDKKNYAEKRKTKESERFRVQWRHKWEVDDNTNLLFEYHKLSDANIIKDYIYREYEKDSNPQTYFLGTRSMTNGTLSFLIKSRVNRFQSMTEQLPEIAFQSTEHKIGSTPLLFNNRSTFSSLNSKDAAPSDVDYTVNRLDEFNRFSMPSKVAFLEFKPFVSSQQTYYSRTRDDEEDISPRTVFSAGGDLSTKFFRIFEVNTNAFGLDINRLRHVITPTASYAYTHDPTISSEKLRSFDGIDSIAGGNSISIGLTNKLQTKRGEKNKEKSVDLATIEVSSSYDYHPSTGAGSKFSDFLFDLEVIPYSWLRFEADTTFDHISDEFENANLDLYAKVSKYTSFGIGHRYQRKGSKELTTQFTHRINPKWKFSVYERYQFASTHTKEFAEQEYVLTRDLHCGELDITYNVTRNKGEALWFIYRLKAFPEMEFEYNKEYHQPKPGS; translated from the coding sequence TTGCCAAAGTTTAGTTACCCGTTAATCATATTGTGCCTTGTTTCGCCTTTTGTTTTACTCCGCGGTATACGCGCCGCTGAAACAGAGGCCGCGCAGCCGGAGGCCGCGCAAGGACAGGGCGCGGAAGCCGCATCCGCGGCAAAAGAAACGCAGCCCGCCCAGGTCGAAAAAGAGGCGGTTGAAGTTAACGCGGATATGATTGAATATCAGGCGGCAAGCTCGGAGATAAAAGCAAAGGGGAATGTCGTCGCGATCTATAAGAATACGGTGCTCACCTGCGATAATTTGATGGTAAATAGAATGACAAATGACTGCATAGCCGACGGCAACGTGACAATAACGGATAAGAGCACAGATAGCGTGATAAAGAGCTCGGTAGTAATATATAATTTTGACTCAATGATGGGGACTATGCTTTCCGCCAGGATAAAATCCGATTTTATGTTCGGCAAGGGCCAGGAGATACAGAGGGCTTCGGAGAATCATTTTATAGTAGACAACGGATATATGACCTCCTGCAGTTTTGACCAGCCGCATTACAGGGTCACCGCCGATAAGGTGGACTTCTATCCCAAAGACAGGATGCGGCTTCAGAAGATCAGGATGAAGGTAGGCGAGCGGACCCTTATGTATATGCCGCGCTATCTTCATTGGCTTGACGATAAAAGGCCGCGCGTTACGGTGACCCCGGGTATGTCAAAGGACTGGGGGATCTTTGTCTTGAGCGCGTGGAGGTATTATGTCAACGAGAACATAAAGGGAAGATTCCATCTTGATTATCGCGAAAGAAAAGACCTTGCCTGGGGCCCGGACCTCAATTACGGCGATACCCCTTTCGGCAAAGGAAATCTGTCAACATATTATATGCGTGAGCGCAGTATCGCCACAAAACGCATTGTAAGGCCGGATAAGAAGAATTACGCCGAAAAGAGGAAGACCAAAGAGAGCGAGCGTTTCCGCGTACAGTGGCGGCATAAATGGGAAGTGGACGACAATACGAATTTATTGTTTGAGTACCATAAATTAAGCGACGCGAATATCATTAAGGATTATATCTACAGGGAATATGAGAAGGATTCCAATCCGCAAACGTACTTCTTAGGCACGCGTAGTATGACCAACGGCACGTTAAGTTTCCTGATAAAGAGCCGGGTGAATCGTTTTCAATCAATGACAGAGCAGCTTCCGGAGATTGCCTTTCAGAGCACGGAGCACAAGATAGGGTCAACCCCGCTCCTCTTTAATAACAGGTCCACATTTTCCAGTTTAAACAGCAAAGACGCGGCGCCTTCCGATGTGGATTATACCGTTAATAGATTAGATGAGTTCAACAGGTTTTCCATGCCGAGCAAAGTAGCGTTTCTTGAGTTTAAGCCCTTTGTTTCTTCGCAGCAGACCTATTATAGCAGGACCCGTGATGACGAAGAGGATATCTCTCCCCGCACCGTATTTTCCGCCGGAGGCGATCTAAGCACGAAGTTTTTCAGGATATTTGAGGTCAATACTAATGCCTTTGGCCTTGATATCAACAGGCTCAGGCACGTAATAACCCCCACCGCCTCTTACGCGTATACGCATGACCCCACGATCTCTTCAGAAAAATTGCGTTCGTTTGACGGCATCGACTCAATAGCGGGGGGAAACAGCATTTCTATCGGATTAACCAATAAACTGCAGACCAAGAGAGGGGAAAAGAATAAAGAAAAGTCGGTGGACCTGGCTACAATAGAGGTCAGTTCATCCTACGACTATCATCCCTCAACCGGCGCGGGGAGCAAATTTTCCGACTTCCTTTTTGACCTGGAGGTTATCCCTTACAGCTGGCTGCGCTTTGAGGCGGACACTACCTTTGACCATATATCCGACGAATTTGAAAACGCGAATTTAGACCTTTACGCGAAGGTAAGCAAATATACTTCTTTTGGTATAGGGCATCGTTATCAGAGAAAAGGGTCAAAGGAGTTAACCACCCAATTTACCCATAGAATAAACCCGAAATGGAAATTCAGCGTTTATGAGCGTTACCAATTTGCCAGCACGCATACAAAGGAATTTGCCGAACAGGAATATGTGCTCACGCGCGATCTGCACTGCGGGGAATTGGACATTACCTATAATGTGACCAGGAATAAGGGAGAGGCATTGTGGTTCATTTACAGGTTAAAGGCGTTCCCGGAAATGGAATTTGAATACAATAAAGAGTACCATCAGCCGAAGCCGGGGAGTTAG
- a CDS encoding ROK family protein, producing the protein MPKKFIFSVDLGGTNLKSALFDERLKLLVKTVYSTSRYRSKARLINIIIETINSFISKSGLSKGSLLGVGLGVPGPVDYEKGVVHFFPNIPGWKDVPLAKLLSRKTGLPVIIDNDVNLMCLAEGRFGAAASARNALCITLGTGVGGGILIGGRLYRGSSYLAGEIGHMPLNLDGPRCNCGGRACLERYVGNRYIALYARKAFGRQVSLEELSVLGRKGDKKAIRVWRGIGEYLGVALSSAVNLLNPDTIVIGGGVAEAGEVLFKQVRRIIAERAMPDSAKAVRVVRAELGSDAGLKGAALLVKDELAKV; encoded by the coding sequence ATGCCTAAGAAATTCATCTTTTCGGTTGACCTTGGCGGCACCAATTTAAAGTCGGCGCTTTTTGATGAACGCCTCAAACTGCTGGTAAAGACCGTCTATTCTACTTCCAGATACCGCAGCAAGGCCAGGTTGATAAATATAATAATTGAAACCATTAACAGTTTTATATCAAAGAGCGGATTATCAAAGGGTTCTCTTTTGGGTGTGGGGCTGGGGGTGCCCGGGCCAGTCGATTACGAAAAGGGAGTGGTGCATTTTTTCCCTAACATACCCGGGTGGAAAGATGTCCCTCTCGCGAAATTACTCAGCAGGAAGACAGGGCTGCCGGTGATCATAGATAATGACGTGAATTTGATGTGTCTTGCTGAAGGCCGGTTTGGCGCCGCTGCTTCCGCAAGGAACGCCTTATGTATTACATTAGGCACGGGCGTTGGCGGCGGGATCCTGATAGGCGGCAGGCTTTACAGGGGCAGCAGTTACCTGGCGGGAGAGATCGGCCATATGCCGCTGAATTTAGACGGGCCCAGATGCAACTGCGGCGGCAGGGCCTGCCTTGAGCGCTACGTAGGCAACAGGTATATAGCCCTGTATGCCAGAAAGGCCTTTGGCAGGCAGGTCTCCCTTGAGGAATTGAGTGTCCTGGGGAGGAAGGGCGACAAAAAAGCGATCAGGGTCTGGCGCGGTATCGGAGAATATCTGGGCGTTGCTCTCAGCAGCGCGGTAAACCTTCTTAATCCGGACACAATTGTCATAGGCGGCGGTGTAGCAGAGGCGGGAGAGGTTTTGTTCAAGCAGGTAAGAAGGATCATCGCGGAAAGGGCAATGCCTGATTCGGCAAAGGCGGTAAGGGTGGTCAGGGCCGAATTAGGCAGCGATGCCGGCCTTAAAGGCGCCGCACTATTAGTCAAAGATGAGCTTGCCAAAGTTTAG
- a CDS encoding GGDEF domain-containing protein → MRNFILLLIVSLSGAWLVILFRRYRQSRGIKIKSEINDLRVSCDETGSSIEELKRDSARQEERLSSIIALYDLAREINKSLKPQEVQDTFKELLKRHVDYGACEFVKEYSPEKYPQAHEVFELELGTEKQALVVSGMDPKSREACSILKNQLVLGLRRAYLYEEVQRLAITDALCGIFSRRYALERMEGELSRSKKFQLSFSLLMADLDNFKQINDTYGHLAGDAALKECARIIKDNLRQVDLIGRFGGEEFVIMLTETATEKTRMVSERIRKAVESTAFKAYDEKLKITISIGASIFPEDADNLHDLIDRADSALYDAKRSGRNIVRIFGQDQR, encoded by the coding sequence GTGCGTAACTTTATATTGCTGTTAATAGTATCGCTGTCCGGAGCGTGGCTGGTAATATTATTCCGGAGATACCGGCAGTCGCGCGGCATTAAGATCAAAAGCGAGATAAATGATCTGCGGGTATCCTGCGATGAGACAGGATCCAGCATAGAAGAGCTCAAGCGGGACAGCGCGCGTCAGGAGGAACGGCTTTCCTCCATAATAGCTCTTTATGACCTGGCCAGGGAGATAAATAAGTCCCTTAAGCCGCAGGAGGTCCAGGATACATTTAAAGAGCTGTTGAAGAGGCATGTTGATTACGGCGCTTGCGAGTTTGTCAAAGAATATTCGCCTGAAAAATACCCTCAGGCCCATGAGGTGTTTGAGCTTGAGTTGGGTACGGAGAAACAGGCGCTGGTTGTAAGCGGCATGGACCCGAAAAGCAGGGAGGCCTGCTCTATCCTTAAAAATCAGCTGGTCCTGGGCTTGAGGCGCGCCTACCTTTACGAAGAGGTCCAGCGGCTGGCGATCACCGACGCGCTTTGCGGTATATTCAGCAGAAGGTACGCGCTGGAGAGGATGGAGGGCGAGTTGTCGCGTTCAAAGAAATTTCAACTGAGTTTTTCCCTGCTTATGGCCGACCTGGATAATTTTAAACAGATAAACGATACTTACGGGCACCTGGCCGGAGACGCGGCCCTGAAAGAATGCGCCAGGATCATAAAGGATAACCTTCGTCAGGTAGACCTTATAGGCAGGTTCGGAGGCGAGGAGTTTGTGATCATGCTTACGGAGACCGCTACCGAAAAGACAAGGATGGTCTCAGAACGTATAAGAAAGGCCGTTGAGTCCACGGCATTCAAGGCCTACGATGAAAAGCTCAAGATCACCATAAGTATAGGCGCCAGCATATTTCCGGAGGACGCGGATAATCTCCATGATCTGATAGACAGGGCTGATTCTGCCTTGTATGACGCCAAGAGGTCCGGCAGGAACATAGTCCGCATATTCGGGCAGGATCAACGATAA